In the Methermicoccus shengliensis DSM 18856 genome, ACCCAAGCTCATGGGCAACGAGCAGCAGATCAAGCGGGCTGCCCTCGCCATAGCCAAGGCTGAGAGGCCCGTGATATATGTGGGCGGTGGGGCCATCATATCAAATGCGGCAGAAGAGGTCAGGGCACTGGCAGAGAAAATCATGGCGCCCGTGGCCACCACATTGATGGGAATTGGGGTGTTTCCAGAGGACCACCCCCTCGCCCTGCACATGCTGGGCATGCATGGCACGAAGTACGCCAACTATGCCGTGCAGGAGAGTGACCTTCTGATAGCAATCGGGGTGAGGTTTGATGACAGGGTGACGGGAAAGGTGGACTCCTTCGCCCCAGAGGCAAAGATCATCCACATCGACATAGATCCAGCCGAAATAGGCAAGAATGTGAGGGTGGATATTCCAATCGTGGGAGACTGCAAACACGTGCTCCAGAGCCTGCTGAAGTACGTGGACAGGTGCCGCTCAGAGAGGTGGATAGAGCGCATAAAGCAGTGGAAGAGGGAGTTTCCCCTTCAGTATGAGTACAGCGATGCGGTCATCAAGCCCCAGTACGTGGTCGAGCGCATACACAAGGCATGCAAGGATGCCATAATCGTCACTGAGGTGGGCCAAAACCAGATGTGGGCAGCCCAGTTCTTCACGTACACCGAGCCGAGGACATTCATCTCACCAGGCGGGCTTGGTCCAATGGGCTATGGCTTTCCAGCGGCGATAGGGGCAAAGCTCGGAAGGCCAGACAAGACCGTGTTCGACATCGCGGGGGATGGGAGCTTCCAGATGAACAGCCACGAGCTTGCCACCGCCGTGAAGAGTAATGTGCCCGTAATCGTTGCCATACTGAACAACGGCTACTTAGGGATGGTGAGACAATGGCAGGAGCTGTTCTTCTGCCGCAGATATTCCGAGACGTGCATTGAGGGGAGTGTGGACTTCGTGAAGCTGGCAGAGGCTTATGGTGCACTGGGGCTTCGGGCAGAGCGGCCCAGTGAGGTGGACGATGTGATAGAGGAAGCCCTTAGAGCGAACCGTCCCACTGTGATAGATTTCGTGTGCGACCCAGAGGAAAACGTGTTCCCCATGGTGCCAGCGGGAGCCTCCATCAACGAGATGCTGGAGGGATGAACATGAAGCATACACTCGCAGTCCTCGTAGAGAACAAGTCGGGGGTGCTCGCAAGGGTGGCTGGGCTGTTTGCAAGAAGGGGCTACAACATCGACTCTCTGGCAGTTGGAGTGACAGAGAACCCAGAGATATCGAGGATGACCATCGTGGTGAGAGGAGATGACAGGGTGCTCGAGCAGGTCAGCAAGCAGCTCAACAAGCTGATAGACGTGATAAAGGTCTCGGACCTTCCCTCCGAGGAGTCAGTGGAGAGAGAGCTTGCCCTGTTCAAGGTGGCAGCCGATGCCTCCACTCGTCCTGCCATCATGCAGCTCGTGGACGTGTTCAGGGCAAACATCATCGATGTGAGCAAGCGCTCGCTCATAATAGAGATCACAGGGGACGAGGAGAAGATCAATGCCATGGAGAGTCTGCTTCGGGACTTTGGCATCCTCGAGATGTGCAGGACTGGCAGGATTGCCATGAGTCGTGGGCTAAAGAGCGTGGTGTACGAGGATGAAGGATAGTCTGACCTCCTCCCCGCCCTGAAGGGCGAGGCTTCCAGTTCGTAAGGAAGGTGAGAGCTCTTGCAAAGCGAAGTTCGTCGAAGCGTTTTGACAAAGGGTATAACTGTCTCTACCCCCTCCCACCCCTCTTAATTCATCCCCCTTGAAACGAGGGGCTTTCTTAGCGACATTTTGTAAATGTTGGTTACTTCGTAAGCAACTGTTGTACTCAATCAACAGAAAGAAGATAGAGCAGAAGAGGCTTCACTCAAAGGTGCCACTCTGATCATCCTCCCCGCCATCCTCGTGTATGAGGGCCTCGACTAGGTAGTACTTCTTCACGTACTCCTTCATCTCGTCGTCTGAGATGCATGAGCGTCGCTTCTCCTCGTTGTACAGCCTCTGAATCTCCCGTGTGATTGCCTCGATTCGCTTGTCCCGCTTGTTGACCTTTATGGATACTCCGAGCTCCTTTTGGAGTATCTCCTCCACCTTGTGGGCAATCACATCTGCTCCCGAGGTGCTGCCCACAAAGAGTTTTCGTTCCACGCCAAGCACCTCTGGCGGATAGGGCTCGTAGTTGAACGGGTTTTTGAGCACGCCAGCGGTGTGTATTCCAGACTCGTGGGCAAAGATGTTCTCGCCCACCACGGCCTTGTTTCTAGGAATCCTGATGCCAAGCTCTCGCTGGACATAGCGGGCGAGGGGGTTCAGTGGCTTGAGATTGTACTTGTCTATCCCCAACCTCTGATTTAAGAACAGCAACAGCTTTTCCAGCTCGGCATTTCCAGCCCTCTCCCCCATCCCCAAGAACGTGACGCTCGACCAGTCGGCACCATACCAGTACCCCACAACGGAATTGATGAATGCCATGCCAAAGTCATCGTGACAGTGGGTCTCCACGTGCCTTGCACCAGCCTCCCTCACGCCCCTGATGAGGTAGGGAATGCCATAGGGCTCGCCCACCCACTCAAACGGTACCCCATATCCAACTGTATCACACACCCTTATTATGCACTCCGGGTCAATCTCCACAATCTTGCGAACGAGGGGAAACACAAACCCCGAGTTGTCCGCTCTCGTCATATCCTCCAGATGGGCTCGAGTTCTTAGTCCATGGTCAACCGCATACTGCAGGGCACTTAGATACTTCTCCTCGGCCTCCTGCCTGTTAGAGAGCCCCATCTTGGTCTTTATGTGCACATCTGAAACTGACATCAGGATGCCCGTCTCCTCTATCCCATCCACACCAAGAATGATATCGATGTCCGCTGGGTTGGCCCTCGCCCAACCCGTAATCTCTGGCTTCTCATAGCCCAAGTCCTGCATCTCCCTTATGGCCATCCTGTCTCTCTCGTGATACGCAAACAGCTCCAGCTTCTCCACGCCAATCTCGTGAAGTGCCCTGTAGATTCGAAGCTTGTGCTCTGTTGTCATGACGATGCCTGGCATCTGCATGCCGTCCCTGATGGTGCTATCGCTGACGTACACCTCCTGCCCCTCTGGTAAACTCAATTTTGGGATGTCCTCATAACGACTGTACATCACAACAAATCACCTCCTCAGGATGCAGCAAAAGACCATCCTGATGAATACGGCTGTTGGTCAACAACCACACCATTTTAGATAAATGTTTTTACATGTTTTTACATCTTTTAAACGTCGCTACGAAGGCCCCCTGATTCATTAGAGGGATGAAGTAGAGGGGTGGGCGGGTAGTTAAGCCTAACTCACTGCCTCTTGAGCACAATGCACCCGCCCCTTATATCCACCACTCTGCCACCTGTGCCCTCTGCCAGCTGCCTTGCAGCCTGCTCGGTGTCCATGGACTGCCTTGCAGACCTCAGCAGCCTCACCTTCACCACCTTCCTCTTCTCGAGCTGCCTTGTAAGCTCCTCGAGCAGCTGCGTGGTGATTCCAGACTTGCCCACGTGCAACGTCGGCGCAATCTCAGCCATCGCCCTCTCTGGGCTTTTTGACTCTTCTTTTTCACTCATGGCCTTCACTCTGTATCGATCATCTCCATAATATTTTCACTGCACCATCATGTCGTAGTCCTCCCCGCTTTGGGCCTTCCCAAAGGCATCTGTCAGCTTCCACACCACGTACAGCAGGCCCCTTTGCACATCGTTCATCGCCCTTAGCAGGCTACCCTCTGTGAGCTCATCATACGTTATCTCCACCTCAAACACAAAGGAGCGAACGAGGTCGTCCTCTGGTGGCTCTGTGCGAAACGCAGTAGGTGAAAACAGCAGTCCATACCTTATATCCATCAGCAGCTCGTGCCTCTCTGAGGGATTCATGGCATGCAGTGCCTTGAGGTGGTCTGGATGCAGCGTGAGCCTTGCTGCCACGATCACTGATCTTCTAAGAGCCTTGGGCTGTACTACCACAAAGTTCATCCCAATCCCGCTCCGAGCTGCATACTGGAAGTGGGCCTCCTCCCTTTTCTCTTCCTCCACGAAGTACCCCCTGTCCACAAGCCAGCGCTTGATGAGGGAGGATGCCTGCTCTGGTGTGTCAACGGCCATTGCGCACCTCCAGCATATCTTTTGGTTCATCTCATATAGAGCTATTCCCCCTCTTTCTTCACCCGCCCCTCTTTCTTCACCCGCCACCTGTAGTAGGCAAGGGGATGGCTCACCCTCGCACACAGCTCATCCTTGCCCATGCAGTTGCCATACGTCTGCATGGTAGCACACGAGGGGGGAGTATACGTAGTTCCTGTGGAGCCCGCGATGTGCTCTACCTGATATGTGGCCATCTTCTCATCAAAGTCTGGGGAGGATGCGAGCAGCTCAACGACCTCCTGCACACCCCACCCTATGGTGAGCAGAAAGGATGTGAGGGCAAACCTCTGGGAGTGGGGAAGGTTCATCCCCTCTCTTACAAGCCTCATCGCCTCCCTGATGCAAGGGGGATATGCACGTTCTGGACCCCTCACGTTCTCCTGCTCAAACCTCGCCTTCTTCTCCCCCAAGAGAGTCCTTATCCTGCCTATGCGCACCGAGAGCCTTCTGCACACCTCCGGGGGCACGCTGAGGGGCATCCCTTCCTCGACCTTCGTTCGCATTGCCTCCTGAAGCAGCCTTATCATCTCGTCCCTTCGAACCACGACCATCCCACGGTCGACCTCGCGATTGACGAGTTTCCATCTGGGCTCGTGGATGTGGCTCGCATACTTCAGATATGATGTGAGGGACATCCGAGAGCCTCCTTCCATGTGCTCCACCCTAACACCGAGCTCGTGCGCCAGCTCTTCTAAGAAGGACAGGGCTTCCCCCTCATCCATCTTGGAGAGCACACCCTTCAGGAACTCACCAGAACTCTTTGCCTCCTTGAGCGCATACCTGCGGATGGCGTACAAGTCCCCTATACAGGAGAGCAGGAGCCTTGCTATGGGGTAAGAGAGCAGCTCCACCTCCATCTCAGTTATCTGGCTGTCAGCAAAGAGTGGCTTTTCGATATCTCCCTCGAGTGCCTGCACTATCCTGCTTTCTGCCCTGTTCAGGGCGATGTCATACACATTCTTGTATACAATATCGAGCAGTTCTACATCGAGGCTATCCACATATTCGGCGGCGCTCTTGGTGAAGGGGAGGTTGTAGAACTGGGAGAGCTGCATCTCAGGCTGACTCCACCCTCGGTGCCACGATGTAGGTGGCCTTGCACGTGCCATCGGCGAAATCGAAAGAGAGCCTCATGGGATAGTCTATCCCAATCTCAATCAGGATATCAGAATTCGACATCGCCCTGCTCTTGCTGATGTCCCTGAGGTACTCCAGCGAGAAGAGGGACCTCGCATTGCTCCCCTTAAGGTCGATTAGCTCATCTTTTGTGAGCGTGAACCTCATCTTCTCGGTATCGCCCTCCACCTCCACATAGAACTCCTCGTTCTCAACACCGAGGGCAAGGTAGCTTCCCACATCCGAGGCCGCCCTTATGGCCCGCTGAAAGTCCACCCCTTGCATGATGATGCGAGCTGGAAGCTCGAGCTGAGGCACCCTTGGGACACGCCTGATGGTGGAGGGATCGAGCAGGGAAAGATGATAGGTAATACCAGACAGCTCGAGCCTGAGCTTGTGTGTGTCCTGCTCCAGCTCCAGCATGGTAATGTCCCCCTTCTGAGCCATGCTGACCGCCTTCAACAGCCTGCTGAGGTCAATGCCGAGCTCGCCTCCATCAGCTTCATAGGCCTCAAACGCCCCTGCCTCCATGTCGAGAACCACCATGGCGGCGTTGGCTGGCTCCACTGCCTTTGAGTGCAGCCCCCCCTCGCCCACCTGTATCACTGCCTCATCCACGAGTGTGTTCATGACCTCGAGTGCATCCCTCAGCAACTCGGCTCTGATACTCGCCTTGAACATCTCTAAGCCCTCCCTCACCTCATATCTCTGTGCCGACTTATAAAAGCTTGCTGCCCGGTGGTGTGCCCTCGATGCGCTCTGCCAGCGCTCTCGACTGCTCTGCCAGCTCGTGCATGCCAGCAAGCTCGCAGAGCTGCTCATAGCTCTCCAGCAACCGCACGGCCTGCGTGAGATAGGTGTACATGTCCCCACCATATACGTACACCCCATACTCCTCCCTCAGCACATCGTTAATCTCCTCGGGGTCGAGCCCCTCTGCCCTAAGCTCGATAACTCTCTTGGAGAACTGCCGCTCAGGGCAGCCACAAAACGGGTTTTCTGCACACTTGCACGAGAGAAAATCACGGACAAACCTCAACACCCTCTCTGCATCCGCCCCCAACCTCCTGAGCATCTGCCTTTCCAGCATTCCCTCGAACATATGGGAAAACACCCTATCGGAGACTGAGGTATCTCTTCTCATGGCAAGGTGCACCGCATCGAGCACCGCAATGTGCACCAATGCCTCGAGGGGAGGTGTTCCAGAGCGCACGTGCTCGAGCATGCTCATTAGCTCGGAGGGCGCAAGAAAGCTCGTGGCTGCCACCCTTCCAAGCTCAGAAAGAGAGATGTGCTTGCCCTTGAGCTTTACAAGCCCAAGATGGGAGAGTGTACGAACACACTTATCCGCGCTGGGCGAGGCGAGCATGCTGGAGCATATCTGCTCGAGCTCGGGGAGTGTTCGTGCACAGGCACAGCTTGCCAGCACCTCCTCGAGCATTGCCTCATGGATATACTCGACCTTCACGGGCTCCACCTCCCCCTTCAGCAGCATCAGGGCAAGCTCATCCTCTGTGTGGGGTCCAATCCTTCTCGCTGGGTCAACCAGCAGATACACACTGCCCTCATCGTGATAGTCGGGCCTTCCAGCCCTTCCCAGCATCTGGTTGAACTCGCCGATGCCAAGCTCCTTTATACCCATTGCCAGCGAGTCGAACACCACGCACGAGGCTGGAAAGTCCACTCCAGCCGAGAGGGCCGCCGTGGTGACCACACACCCTATCTCTCCGCTTTCAAACCGCCTCTGGACTTCCCTCCGCCGCTGGCTTGGAAGCCCCGCATGGTATGCCCTCGCTGGCACCTCGTGAGTGCTCAGCAGCTTGGCGAGCTGCTCGCACCGCCTTCTCGAGCTTGTGAACACGATGGTCTGCCCACGGTAGCCCTTGGATGAAACGAGCTTCCACTGGATATTCACAATTTTCCGTATCACCCTGTGTTTCTTCTGGGAAGGACAGAAAATCAGATGCCTTCTTAAGGGGATGGGGCGGTGGGTGTACTCCACGAGCTTGGCTCCAAGGCTCTTGGCGAGCGCCCTTGGCTCACCCACGGTGGCGGACAGGTAGAGCATCTGAGCATCTGGATGGGCGTGCTTCAGCCTCGCAATGAGCCCGTCCAGCCTGTGCCCCCTCTCCTCATCCATGAGCATGTGCACCTCATCCACCACCACACACCCCACCCTTCCCAGCGAGCCTCCAGCCCGAAGCACGCTGTCCACTCCCTCGTATGTGCCCACGAGCACGTCCGCATCGAGGCTGGTGTTCACATCTGGATAGCTGTCCTGCTTTGTCCAGACCCTTGTCTTGCCAACCACCAAAGAGACATCGAGCTCATAGCGGGACGAGAACTGGTCATACTTCTGGTAGGCAAGAGCCACGAGAGGGACGAGGAAGAGCAGCTTTCCCCTGCCCTCGAGCACCCTCTGGATGCCCGCCATCTCACCCACTAGGGTCTTGCCACTTGCCGTCTGAGATGCCACCAGCATGTGCTCTCCCTCGAGAAGCCCTGCTCTGATACACATCGCCTGGATGGGCAGCGGCCTCTTGAACTCCTTAGCGAGCAGCTTTTTAAGATGGGGATGCAGCGGGACATCTGCCCATGAGATGTCAGTGTGCTCGTCCACCGCCTCCAGCACGTCCACGAGCGAGAGCTCATCCCTCACTCCCTCGGGAGTGAGCTGGGCGAGCACCGCATCGAGGTCCCTCACCCTTGAGAGCAACGAGCGCATATATCGTGCAGCAGCAGAGCCGCGGGTGGCAGAGAGGAGGGTGGCAAGCTCCAGCTCCAGCTCGGCTGATGCACAGGAGAAGCATATGTGCTCACCACCATAGCGAACAAAGCTGCCATCCCTTGGCGTGATGGTGCCACGGGCAAGACAGTGCCGACACACCTGCACCGGGGTGGCTGTGAGCTGATATGCGGAGAGCATGTCGCGGAGGGCCTGCGTGGTGGCATGCGCTGGCTCATCCACCACACAGAGGGACGATGCTCTCCTGAGCAGCTCCAGCGCCTCCCTCGGGTCTCTGGACTCTATCCTCTCCCCCCTCATCACCTGAAAGCGAACTGGGCGATGCCCCCTCTGGGTTCTGCCAAAATAGAGCACTCCCACGAGCTTGGGCGTGCCCCTGCGAGAGGAGAGAGGATAGAGGCGCACACTCGACTTTCTGGGATGGAGGTACACGCACAGCGACATTTGGGCCTACAGCACTCCCTTGGTGCTCCTTGCCCCACCACCTATGGGACGGGTGGCCTGCCCGAGGGCGAGGGCTGTTGCCTTGAATGACGCCTCCACGATGTGGTGGCGGTCTCTTCCCCTCGTGATGATGTGCAGCGTGAATCGGGCATTTCTGGTGAGTGTGTCAAAGAAGTGCTCAAACAGCTCGGCTGGCACCCCGCCCACCTGTCCCCACTCGAGGGGCACATCGAACACGAGGTAGCTGCGTGTCGCGAGGTCAACTGCCGCAAGCGAGAGTGCTTCATCCATGGGCACCACCGCATGGGCAAACCTCGCTATGTCCCCTCTCTCAGAGAGAGCCTCATCGAGCACATCTCCCAGCACAATCGCCACATCCTCCATCGTGTGGTGCACGTCCACCTCGATGTCCCCCTTTGCATCCACCACGAGGTCGAACCCAGAGTGGGTTGCAAGAGTTGTGAGCATGTGGTCCAAAAATGGGATGCCCGTGGATATCTTGGATGCACCGCCACCATCGATGTCGAGCTGAACGCTGATGTCTGTCTCGCTCGTCTTCCTCCTGGCACTGGCAGCTCGCGCCATACACCCTCAAATCAGAGTAATGGTATTTAAGTGCCCTCATCGATGGTATTTAAGCGCCCTCATCGAGCACCTGCTTGGCCCTCTCGCTGTCGCTCACCCGCATCACGAGGTATGGGTTCTTCTGCTTGGACATCGAGGTGTAGGCGTAGTCCACGCTGATATCGTTCTCCGCAAGCTTCTTGGATATCCAGTACAGGCTGTCGTGGATGCTCTTGAGCTCCACACCGAGTATCTTTGTTCTCGAAACGGTAAAGCCCGCATTGGACAGGGCGCTGTAGGCCTCATCTGGCTTGTCCACCACCATGTGAAACACTCCAAATGTGCCAGCCTCGGCAATGGTGAACGCCAGCACCTCCACATCAGCCTGCATCAGCGTTTCAAACACCTTGTACATCCTTCCCGGCTTATTTTCTGCAAAGAGCGATATCTGGGTTACTATCTCGCTTCTTATCATACCTTCCATCCCCTAAATGTTCTTGCGCCTGTCTATCACCTTCTTCGCCTTGCCCATTGACCTTGGAAGCGTGCCGTGCTCCACCAGCTCCACATTGGTGCTCACGTTGAGCACGCTCCTTAGGCGGGCGGCGATGTGGTTCTTGAGCCGCATGAGGTCGCCCACGCGGTCGCTGAACATCTGCGGCGTGACCTCCACCTGCACGGTCATCACATCCAGCGCTCCATCACGGTCCACGATGATCTGGAAGTGCTCCCCAACCTCTGGAATGCGCATGAGCACGTCCTCGACCTGGCTCGGAAATATGTTCACACCCCTGACCACCAGCATGTCATCGGATCTCCCAAGAATGCGCATGATTCTGGGGTGCGTGCGTCCACACTCGCATCTCTCGCTCTCCAGAATGGTGATGTCGCCTATGCGGTATCTGATGAGAGGCAACGCCTCCTTGGTCAGTGTGGTGATTACCAGCTCGCCCTTCTCCCCATCGCCAACGGGCTCTTGGGTCTTGGGGTCTATGACCTCTGGATAGAACATGTCTCCCCATATGTGGATGCCACATTTGTGGATGCACTCTGTAAACAGCGGTCCAGAGAGCTCCGAGGTGCCGTAGATGTCGTAGGCATCAATTCCACTCTCTCTTTCTATCCTTTTTCTGGTCTCGTCAGACCATGGCTCGGCTCCGAATATTCCCTTTTTGAGCTGGGTGTCCCTTTCGATGTCCACACCCATGCCCTCCGCCACCTCCA is a window encoding:
- a CDS encoding LeuA family protein gives rise to the protein MYSRYEDIPKLSLPEGQEVYVSDSTIRDGMQMPGIVMTTEHKLRIYRALHEIGVEKLELFAYHERDRMAIREMQDLGYEKPEITGWARANPADIDIILGVDGIEETGILMSVSDVHIKTKMGLSNRQEAEEKYLSALQYAVDHGLRTRAHLEDMTRADNSGFVFPLVRKIVEIDPECIIRVCDTVGYGVPFEWVGEPYGIPYLIRGVREAGARHVETHCHDDFGMAFINSVVGYWYGADWSSVTFLGMGERAGNAELEKLLLFLNQRLGIDKYNLKPLNPLARYVQRELGIRIPRNKAVVGENIFAHESGIHTAGVLKNPFNYEPYPPEVLGVERKLFVGSTSGADVIAHKVEEILQKELGVSIKVNKRDKRIEAITREIQRLYNEEKRRSCISDDEMKEYVKKYYLVEALIHEDGGEDDQSGTFE
- a CDS encoding acetolactate synthase large subunit; translation: MSGNRITGAKAIIESLRKEGVDIIFGYPGGAILPTYDALFDSDIRHILVRHEQSAAHAADGYARATGKVGVCMATSGPGATNLITGIANAYMDSVPLVVFTGQVPRPLIGNDAFQEVDIKGITMPITKHSYLVQDASEIPKIIKEAFYIASTGRPGPVLIDLPKDVTTEEIEFEYPAEVNLRGYRPKLMGNEQQIKRAALAIAKAERPVIYVGGGAIISNAAEEVRALAEKIMAPVATTLMGIGVFPEDHPLALHMLGMHGTKYANYAVQESDLLIAIGVRFDDRVTGKVDSFAPEAKIIHIDIDPAEIGKNVRVDIPIVGDCKHVLQSLLKYVDRCRSERWIERIKQWKREFPLQYEYSDAVIKPQYVVERIHKACKDAIIVTEVGQNQMWAAQFFTYTEPRTFISPGGLGPMGYGFPAAIGAKLGRPDKTVFDIAGDGSFQMNSHELATAVKSNVPVIVAILNNGYLGMVRQWQELFFCRRYSETCIEGSVDFVKLAEAYGALGLRAERPSEVDDVIEEALRANRPTVIDFVCDPEENVFPMVPAGASINEMLEG
- a CDS encoding DUF5814 domain-containing protein, giving the protein MSLCVYLHPRKSSVRLYPLSSRRGTPKLVGVLYFGRTQRGHRPVRFQVMRGERIESRDPREALELLRRASSLCVVDEPAHATTQALRDMLSAYQLTATPVQVCRHCLARGTITPRDGSFVRYGGEHICFSCASAELELELATLLSATRGSAAARYMRSLLSRVRDLDAVLAQLTPEGVRDELSLVDVLEAVDEHTDISWADVPLHPHLKKLLAKEFKRPLPIQAMCIRAGLLEGEHMLVASQTASGKTLVGEMAGIQRVLEGRGKLLFLVPLVALAYQKYDQFSSRYELDVSLVVGKTRVWTKQDSYPDVNTSLDADVLVGTYEGVDSVLRAGGSLGRVGCVVVDEVHMLMDEERGHRLDGLIARLKHAHPDAQMLYLSATVGEPRALAKSLGAKLVEYTHRPIPLRRHLIFCPSQKKHRVIRKIVNIQWKLVSSKGYRGQTIVFTSSRRRCEQLAKLLSTHEVPARAYHAGLPSQRRREVQRRFESGEIGCVVTTAALSAGVDFPASCVVFDSLAMGIKELGIGEFNQMLGRAGRPDYHDEGSVYLLVDPARRIGPHTEDELALMLLKGEVEPVKVEYIHEAMLEEVLASCACARTLPELEQICSSMLASPSADKCVRTLSHLGLVKLKGKHISLSELGRVAATSFLAPSELMSMLEHVRSGTPPLEALVHIAVLDAVHLAMRRDTSVSDRVFSHMFEGMLERQMLRRLGADAERVLRFVRDFLSCKCAENPFCGCPERQFSKRVIELRAEGLDPEEINDVLREEYGVYVYGGDMYTYLTQAVRLLESYEQLCELAGMHELAEQSRALAERIEGTPPGSKLL
- a CDS encoding YhbY family RNA-binding protein, with amino-acid sequence MSEKEESKSPERAMAEIAPTLHVGKSGITTQLLEELTRQLEKRKVVKVRLLRSARQSMDTEQAARQLAEGTGGRVVDIRGGCIVLKRQ
- a CDS encoding DUF2299 family protein, whose translation is MAVDTPEQASSLIKRWLVDRGYFVEEEKREEAHFQYAARSGIGMNFVVVQPKALRRSVIVAARLTLHPDHLKALHAMNPSERHELLMDIRYGLLFSPTAFRTEPPEDDLVRSFVFEVEITYDELTEGSLLRAMNDVQRGLLYVVWKLTDAFGKAQSGEDYDMMVQ
- a CDS encoding DNA primase large subunit PriL; amino-acid sequence: MQLSQFYNLPFTKSAAEYVDSLDVELLDIVYKNVYDIALNRAESRIVQALEGDIEKPLFADSQITEMEVELLSYPIARLLLSCIGDLYAIRRYALKEAKSSGEFLKGVLSKMDEGEALSFLEELAHELGVRVEHMEGGSRMSLTSYLKYASHIHEPRWKLVNREVDRGMVVVRRDEMIRLLQEAMRTKVEEGMPLSVPPEVCRRLSVRIGRIRTLLGEKKARFEQENVRGPERAYPPCIREAMRLVREGMNLPHSQRFALTSFLLTIGWGVQEVVELLASSPDFDEKMATYQVEHIAGSTGTTYTPPSCATMQTYGNCMGKDELCARVSHPLAYYRWRVKKEGRVKKEGE
- a CDS encoding DNA polymerase sliding clamp, which gives rise to MREGLEMFKASIRAELLRDALEVMNTLVDEAVIQVGEGGLHSKAVEPANAAMVVLDMEAGAFEAYEADGGELGIDLSRLLKAVSMAQKGDITMLELEQDTHKLRLELSGITYHLSLLDPSTIRRVPRVPQLELPARIIMQGVDFQRAIRAASDVGSYLALGVENEEFYVEVEGDTEKMRFTLTKDELIDLKGSNARSLFSLEYLRDISKSRAMSNSDILIEIGIDYPMRLSFDFADGTCKATYIVAPRVESA
- the ilvN gene encoding acetolactate synthase small subunit, with the translated sequence MKHTLAVLVENKSGVLARVAGLFARRGYNIDSLAVGVTENPEISRMTIVVRGDDRVLEQVSKQLNKLIDVIKVSDLPSEESVERELALFKVAADASTRPAIMQLVDVFRANIIDVSKRSLIIEITGDEEKINAMESLLRDFGILEMCRTGRIAMSRGLKSVVYEDEG
- a CDS encoding phenylacetate--CoA ligase family protein; the protein is MMDYWDPLVERMPEDELREHQSKRLRHLVDYVYHHSTFYRRRLDEANVRPEDIHGIEDITRLPFTTKQDLRDTYPMGMFCVDQSQVVRFHASSGTTGKPTVVGYTHSDLKYWSLSLARALTSIGCGRRDVIQVGYGYGLFTGGLGLHYGAEMIGASVIPTSAGNTERQIELMQDLKTTAIACTPSYFLHIMEVAEGMGVDIERDTQLKKGIFGAEPWSDETRKRIERESGIDAYDIYGTSELSGPLFTECIHKCGIHIWGDMFYPEVIDPKTQEPVGDGEKGELVITTLTKEALPLIRYRIGDITILESERCECGRTHPRIMRILGRSDDMLVVRGVNIFPSQVEDVLMRIPEVGEHFQIIVDRDGALDVMTVQVEVTPQMFSDRVGDLMRLKNHIAARLRSVLNVSTNVELVEHGTLPRSMGKAKKVIDRRKNI
- the hisB gene encoding imidazoleglycerol-phosphate dehydratase HisB → MARAASARRKTSETDISVQLDIDGGGASKISTGIPFLDHMLTTLATHSGFDLVVDAKGDIEVDVHHTMEDVAIVLGDVLDEALSERGDIARFAHAVVPMDEALSLAAVDLATRSYLVFDVPLEWGQVGGVPAELFEHFFDTLTRNARFTLHIITRGRDRHHIVEASFKATALALGQATRPIGGGARSTKGVL